The window ACTTGTTCGAAAGCCTGCAAGATAGACTCGGAAATGCCTTTCAAAAATTCAAGGGCCAGAAGCACCTCACCGAAGACAACGTCAAGGAAGGGTTGCGTGAAGTCCGGTTGGCGTTGCTCGAAGCGGACGTCAACTTCAAGGTCGTCAAGCAGTTCGTCGATCATGTGAAGGAGCGCGCTCTTGGTGATGAGGTCCTCAAGGGACTGGAACCTGGACAGCATATCATCAAGATCGTCAACGATGAGTTGATCGAACTCCTTGGTGGCGAGCAGCAGGACCTTGATATCAAGGCCAAGCCGCTCAAGCTCATGATGGTCGGCCTTCAGGGTTCCGGTAAGACGACCTCTTCCGGTAAGCTCGCCCTGTTCCTGCGCAAGAAGCACGGCAAGAAGCCGTACCTTGTCCCTGCTGACGTTTACCGCCCGGCAGCTATTGACCAGCTGACCACGCTGGCAAAACAGCTGGACGTTCCTGTCTACCCGTCCACTCCGGACATGAATCCGGTGGACATTTGTCAGGACGCGCTGAAAAAGGCCGAAGAGCTCGGCTGTGACCTGGTGCTCTTTGACACCGCGGGTCGACTGCACATTGATGAAACGCTCATGGATGAGTTGGAAAACATCAAGAAGTCGTGCAACCCGCAAGAAATTTTGTTCGTGGCAGATGCCATGACCGGTCAGGACGCCGTGACCGTTGCCGAGGCCTTCAATGAGAAGCTCGACATCTCCGGTGTTATCCTGACCAAGATGGATGGTGACGCCCGTGGTGGTGCCGCCCTGTCCATCAAGACCGTTACCGGCAAATCCGTAAAGTTTGTCGGTGTCGGTGAAAAACTTTCCGAATTGGAACTCTTCCACCCTGATCGTATCGCCTCGCGCATCCTCGGCATGGGCGACATGATGACGCTCATCGAGAAGGCGCAGACCGAGATCGACGAGGAAGAGGCCAAGGTGTTGGCCGATAAAATGGCCAAGGCCGAGTTTGACTTCGAAGACTTCCGCAGTCACATGCGCAAGATCAAGAAGCTCGGAAGCATGGAAGGGCTGCTCAAGATGATTCCCGGTATGGGGAACATGATGAAGCAGATGGGTCAGGATTCCCTGCCCGAGGACGAGATGAAGCGCACTGAAGCGATCATCAGTTCCATGACCATGCAGGAACGTCGTCAACCCAAGCTGATCAACCAAAGCCGAAAAGAACGTATCGCAAAAGGTTCCGGTGT of the Pseudodesulfovibrio sp. zrk46 genome contains:
- the ffh gene encoding signal recognition particle protein, translating into MFESLQDRLGNAFQKFKGQKHLTEDNVKEGLREVRLALLEADVNFKVVKQFVDHVKERALGDEVLKGLEPGQHIIKIVNDELIELLGGEQQDLDIKAKPLKLMMVGLQGSGKTTSSGKLALFLRKKHGKKPYLVPADVYRPAAIDQLTTLAKQLDVPVYPSTPDMNPVDICQDALKKAEELGCDLVLFDTAGRLHIDETLMDELENIKKSCNPQEILFVADAMTGQDAVTVAEAFNEKLDISGVILTKMDGDARGGAALSIKTVTGKSVKFVGVGEKLSELELFHPDRIASRILGMGDMMTLIEKAQTEIDEEEAKVLADKMAKAEFDFEDFRSHMRKIKKLGSMEGLLKMIPGMGNMMKQMGQDSLPEDEMKRTEAIISSMTMQERRQPKLINQSRKERIAKGSGVTVADVNALIKNFKQMSQVMQVMMGGGKGKKKKGLLGKLKGLAGGGGMPDMSAMAGMDGMPGMPPGMGGMPGMPGMPGMEEEGKRSISKKTLKARNKKKAAKKAKKKKKKK